One part of the Desulfovibrio sp. JC022 genome encodes these proteins:
- a CDS encoding tetratricopeptide repeat protein encodes MSSRLKKKILPSLLAAAVLLGAGGNVFAASAPKKDSFESWLEKYGAWDILEQNYSQTGDTPELILKRAETAFNLGRYSACLETLQSTPAFTDKTQEITRLWLGGKCQRALGNPVKGVIWFSQAARLMDQSTMESKFKKDPYLKSIWFDVWRSLYWGFRVTPESARESRKMLLEQTFGQAEKVWPTTYFILNSKSKLAGLNSTSEIVPVVSNSTAVNDDDRVIIAQSLAAASIGAWEKSDRALDSISNSTVQTFWKSVNQHLETGKSPESTSIYNDGNLVRPSSFFRAGVMEPAIVSPALWQLSAPSSPAWNVFRKKIMEMEPQEALETIDRETGSLLLSSELVNALQNYRLAFAFLTGDMELAKNVLKRLDKDTLPMSLRIASGIAFKLPLSRVLSTADYGKNGYLYIISGLSEAAGIDYFNEINTSFWEPVSKKSLNPTINANPLDRLLVFADLAKQAAKQQNSKIARRCAFLFPKSRLGAESFIYLADKAAQNRDFKLSAYYLKRVNQDKFGPELRLKWLTAAVAYDLAVGKDDKAMKAYNEILESGGTLPAEKELKLALMIQQKGDLKKAQAILERIWSDRDQLENDELRAEVLFWIAEGEHAMGKKEKALKHYLELAWEFPEQNIWAVTAMYRASMIYEHKGQFETAKRFLKTVVKRADRKAQKEAAKARLNAIDTKLAKVGAGKEVSFPF; translated from the coding sequence ATGAGTTCAAGACTTAAGAAAAAGATATTACCTTCCCTTCTGGCTGCTGCTGTTTTGCTTGGTGCCGGAGGAAATGTTTTTGCTGCATCCGCCCCAAAAAAAGATTCATTTGAATCATGGCTGGAGAAATACGGAGCTTGGGATATTCTGGAACAAAACTATTCCCAGACCGGCGACACACCGGAACTTATCCTTAAACGGGCCGAGACAGCTTTTAATCTTGGCCGCTACTCAGCATGCCTTGAGACCTTGCAATCAACGCCTGCTTTTACTGATAAGACTCAAGAAATCACCCGGCTTTGGCTGGGGGGTAAATGTCAGCGCGCTCTTGGTAATCCTGTTAAAGGAGTTATCTGGTTCAGTCAGGCTGCTCGTTTGATGGACCAGTCCACAATGGAATCCAAATTCAAGAAAGATCCATACCTTAAAAGCATCTGGTTCGATGTCTGGCGTTCCCTTTACTGGGGGTTTCGGGTGACACCTGAATCAGCCCGTGAGTCCCGGAAAATGCTTCTTGAGCAAACATTTGGTCAGGCGGAAAAAGTATGGCCTACAACCTATTTCATTCTCAATAGCAAAAGTAAGCTGGCAGGATTGAACAGCACATCAGAGATTGTTCCTGTTGTAAGCAATTCTACTGCTGTAAACGATGACGACCGTGTGATCATCGCCCAGTCTTTGGCGGCAGCCAGTATTGGCGCATGGGAAAAATCCGATCGCGCTTTGGATTCTATTTCCAATTCAACTGTTCAGACTTTCTGGAAGTCAGTTAATCAGCATTTGGAAACTGGCAAATCCCCGGAATCTACATCTATATATAATGATGGGAATCTGGTTCGTCCGTCTTCGTTTTTCAGGGCTGGAGTTATGGAGCCTGCTATTGTCTCCCCTGCCCTTTGGCAATTAAGCGCCCCAAGCTCTCCAGCATGGAATGTATTCCGTAAAAAGATCATGGAAATGGAGCCGCAAGAAGCACTGGAGACCATCGATCGCGAAACTGGATCACTCCTTCTTTCCAGCGAACTGGTTAATGCGCTGCAAAATTACCGTCTCGCATTTGCTTTTCTGACCGGAGATATGGAGCTTGCCAAGAATGTCCTGAAACGTTTGGATAAAGATACCCTGCCCATGAGTCTAAGAATTGCCAGCGGAATCGCCTTTAAATTGCCGTTATCCAGAGTGCTTAGCACGGCTGATTACGGAAAAAATGGGTATTTATATATCATTTCAGGGCTTAGCGAGGCTGCTGGAATTGATTATTTCAACGAAATCAATACCTCGTTCTGGGAGCCTGTTTCCAAAAAATCACTTAACCCGACCATCAATGCAAATCCGTTGGATAGACTGCTCGTCTTCGCTGATCTGGCAAAGCAGGCAGCCAAGCAGCAGAATTCCAAGATTGCACGTCGTTGCGCATTTCTTTTCCCCAAGTCCAGGCTTGGAGCCGAAAGCTTTATTTACCTAGCGGATAAGGCAGCCCAAAACAGGGATTTCAAACTCTCAGCTTACTACCTGAAACGGGTTAATCAAGACAAATTCGGACCTGAATTGCGTCTCAAATGGCTGACTGCCGCAGTTGCTTATGATCTCGCTGTCGGCAAAGACGACAAGGCCATGAAAGCTTATAATGAAATTCTCGAATCCGGCGGCACCCTCCCTGCGGAAAAAGAATTAAAGCTGGCTCTTATGATTCAGCAGAAAGGCGATTTGAAAAAAGCTCAAGCAATACTTGAAAGAATTTGGTCTGATCGTGATCAATTGGAAAATGACGAACTGCGCGCGGAAGTACTTTTCTGGATTGCTGAAGGTGAACACGCCATGGGTAAAAAGGAAAAGGCCCTCAAGCATTACCTTGAATTAGCATGGGAATTCCCGGAGCAGAATATCTGGGCAGTGACTGCCATGTATCGTGCTTCCATGATTTATGAGCATAAAGGTCAATTCGAAACTGCCAAGCGATTCCTGAAAACAGTCGTCAAGCGCGCTGACCGCAAGGCCCAGAAGGAAGCGGCAAAAGCACGGCTTAATGCCATTGACACCAAGCTGGCCAAGGTCGGAGCCGGAAAAGAAGTAAGTTTTCCGTTTTAA
- a CDS encoding M20 family metallopeptidase, with protein MDLNKLVQAELDDLVGIYKHLHANPELSHQEEKSSKLIADQLEACGISVTRNFGGYGVVGVLENGDGPTVMVRGDMDALPIIEETGLDYASAVIAIDNYGNETGVMHACGHDIHMTTLIGTARMLFKSKNNWQGKILFVGQPAEEVGGGARAMIKQGLFEQFGYPDYCLATHVIPQIEAGNIMVKPGPIMAGTSQLKITLRGVGGHGAIPHECKDPVVLAARIVTSLQAIVSRELSPLTPGVVTVGSIHGGTRANIIPSEVVMEVTFRFADSETHDHILKSIKRICKYEALSMGIPEELLPIVEFDDDSHLPATTNDSGLTEIIRKAASELLGEDKVHDAEMVMVSEDFSLFRSAGGKEIPSCMFFTGATSAKEMALFHENGINPPSIHNSKFYPPPEPTIRTAVTTMAGSVLKLLS; from the coding sequence ATGGATTTGAATAAACTGGTTCAGGCTGAACTGGACGATCTGGTCGGGATCTACAAACATTTGCACGCAAATCCCGAACTTTCCCATCAGGAAGAAAAGTCGTCTAAGTTGATCGCTGATCAATTGGAAGCATGCGGAATTTCTGTAACCCGCAATTTTGGCGGCTACGGTGTTGTCGGTGTTCTCGAAAACGGAGACGGTCCCACCGTGATGGTCCGCGGTGACATGGACGCACTGCCCATCATTGAAGAAACCGGGCTTGATTATGCCAGCGCGGTCATTGCCATAGATAATTACGGCAATGAAACTGGGGTGATGCATGCCTGCGGTCATGATATTCATATGACCACCCTCATAGGGACTGCCCGCATGCTTTTCAAATCCAAAAACAACTGGCAAGGAAAAATTCTATTTGTCGGTCAGCCTGCCGAAGAAGTCGGGGGCGGCGCAAGGGCAATGATTAAGCAAGGACTTTTTGAGCAGTTCGGTTATCCGGATTATTGTCTTGCCACCCATGTTATCCCTCAGATTGAAGCTGGAAACATCATGGTCAAACCCGGTCCGATCATGGCTGGAACCTCTCAGCTGAAAATTACCTTGCGTGGGGTAGGGGGGCATGGTGCCATACCGCATGAATGCAAGGACCCTGTCGTTCTTGCAGCCCGGATTGTCACTTCACTTCAGGCAATTGTCAGCCGTGAACTCAGTCCGCTGACCCCTGGGGTTGTAACTGTTGGTTCTATTCATGGCGGGACGCGGGCCAATATCATTCCCTCAGAAGTGGTCATGGAGGTAACTTTTAGATTTGCTGATTCTGAAACCCATGACCATATTTTGAAGTCCATCAAAAGAATTTGCAAATATGAAGCTTTGTCCATGGGAATACCCGAAGAGCTTTTGCCTATTGTGGAATTTGATGACGACAGTCACTTACCGGCCACAACAAATGATAGTGGATTGACTGAGATAATCCGCAAAGCAGCCAGCGAACTTCTTGGTGAAGATAAAGTACATGATGCCGAAATGGTCATGGTCAGTGAGGATTTTTCATTGTTCCGTTCAGCAGGTGGTAAAGAAATTCCATCCTGCATGTTTTTTACCGGGGCAACATCAGCCAAAGAAATGGCCTTGTTTCATGAAAATGGAATCAATCCGCCATCTATTCACAACAGTAAATTTTATCCACCGCCGGAACCGACTATCAGAACTGCCGTCACCACCATGGCGGGAAGTGTTTTGAAATTGTTGAGTTAA
- a CDS encoding thermonuclease family protein — MKKALIFFLTAFVILIASVYYARAEQFQYLRPKDGDSFSVMLRGLDIDIRLISVDCPEYKQEFGQEAREFTDQWLRKGSAYIEYDHRTQDRYKRVLGYVWRKGEMLNYELVRRGYCIVAYYADTQMHYPELKEAEELAKKDRIGIWANGGLEMTPAEFRKWKRRRKVSVRSALKK; from the coding sequence ATGAAAAAAGCCCTAATCTTCTTTCTGACAGCGTTTGTAATTCTGATTGCCTCTGTCTATTATGCCCGCGCCGAACAATTCCAATATCTGCGCCCAAAAGATGGCGATTCCTTCTCAGTAATGCTGCGTGGTCTGGATATTGATATTCGTCTGATCTCTGTGGATTGCCCGGAGTACAAACAGGAATTCGGACAAGAAGCGCGGGAATTTACTGACCAATGGTTACGCAAAGGGAGTGCTTACATTGAATATGATCACCGCACGCAAGACCGTTACAAGCGGGTGCTTGGTTATGTCTGGCGAAAAGGGGAAATGCTGAATTATGAGTTGGTGCGCCGGGGATACTGCATTGTTGCTTATTATGCAGATACCCAAATGCATTACCCGGAATTAAAAGAAGCTGAAGAACTGGCCAAAAAAGATCGAATTGGAATATGGGCTAATGGCGGCTTGGAGATGACTCCGGCGGAATTTCGAAAATGGAAGCGTAGGCGGAAGGTGTCAGTGCGGAGTGCTTTGAAAAAGTAG
- a CDS encoding ABC transporter substrate-binding protein produces the protein MKIIKVIFFIFVFLNLTTFTVSAKVIVLTNLESPTTYIEDGEATGISYDIVNELLSHIESNTKIEIQPWARAYKTALNNPNVIIFSAGQTKKRKSEGFHFLGPLVTRNHAVYKKKFSGVKVSNIDDIRRQGLVVGGLREDWRTIYFEKEGITVDKANSHMHSVKKMLAGRFPLLIGSDIEFPQWVEESGCPIDFFEVAFIFKEAPSFIAISKGTDQYLINKMERAFKKMQRNNFFDFIANKYSARLSYQLKYSPAKGIFRP, from the coding sequence ATGAAAATTATAAAAGTAATATTTTTTATATTTGTTTTTTTAAATTTAACTACCTTTACTGTTAGCGCGAAAGTAATAGTTTTAACTAATCTTGAGTCTCCCACAACTTATATAGAGGATGGTGAGGCAACTGGAATTTCATATGATATAGTTAATGAACTACTAAGCCATATTGAAAGTAATACGAAAATTGAAATTCAGCCATGGGCTAGGGCGTATAAGACCGCGTTGAATAATCCCAACGTGATTATATTTTCTGCTGGACAAACCAAAAAACGTAAAAGCGAAGGCTTTCACTTTTTGGGACCATTAGTTACACGCAATCATGCTGTTTATAAAAAGAAATTTAGTGGGGTTAAAGTCTCCAACATTGATGATATAAGGAGACAAGGATTAGTAGTTGGGGGACTTAGAGAGGACTGGCGAACTATATATTTTGAAAAAGAAGGGATTACCGTTGATAAGGCCAATTCCCACATGCATTCTGTAAAAAAAATGCTGGCTGGTCGTTTTCCATTACTTATCGGCTCGGATATTGAATTCCCACAATGGGTTGAAGAATCTGGATGTCCCATTGATTTTTTTGAAGTCGCATTTATTTTTAAAGAAGCCCCCAGCTTCATAGCTATTTCAAAAGGAACAGATCAATATTTAATAAATAAGATGGAAAGGGCATTTAAAAAAATGCAGCGAAATAATTTTTTCGACTTTATTGCAAATAAATATTCAGCCAGACTTAGCTATCAATTAAAATACTCACCAGCTAAAGGAATATTTCGTCCTTAA
- the secG gene encoding preprotein translocase subunit SecG, giving the protein MQTLVITVHIIACVFLIVFVLLQSGKEDMGVIFGGGSGSVFGSTGAGGVLVKVTAFLAAVFLVTSLSYNYLSGNRIADESVMLEGDTIITPIEEKSAVTFEEPAKAKEAKETK; this is encoded by the coding sequence TTGCAAACGCTCGTAATTACTGTACACATTATCGCTTGCGTCTTTCTGATCGTTTTCGTTCTTTTACAGAGCGGTAAAGAAGACATGGGCGTAATCTTCGGCGGAGGAAGTGGGTCTGTTTTCGGTAGCACCGGAGCAGGCGGAGTTCTTGTTAAGGTCACTGCATTTCTGGCAGCTGTCTTTCTGGTAACTTCTCTCTCTTATAACTACCTCTCCGGTAACAGGATTGCTGATGAGTCTGTCATGCTTGAAGGTGACACCATCATTACTCCTATAGAAGAAAAGTCTGCTGTCACTTTCGAAGAGCCCGCAAAGGCGAAAGAAGCGAAAGAGACCAAATAG
- the tpiA gene encoding triose-phosphate isomerase, producing the protein MKKLMAANWKMYKTRAEAKATAADLLIKIEGKLPADREVVIAAPYTALETVGAVLEGNADCHLSAENLYPKAEGAFTGEISPAMLKDVGCVYALAGHSERRAIMGETDEMVGEKVAFGLENGLSMILCIGETIDERKAGEVQKVIDEQLEAGLKNVASDFAAETVVVAYEPVWAIGTGEVAGEGEIVEAHGFVREKLKKLLPEKASEIRILYGGSVKPANCAQIIALDNVDGVLVGGASLDAESFSQIALA; encoded by the coding sequence ATGAAAAAATTAATGGCAGCTAACTGGAAAATGTACAAAACCCGCGCTGAAGCAAAAGCAACTGCTGCGGATCTGCTTATAAAAATCGAAGGCAAACTTCCCGCTGACCGCGAAGTTGTGATTGCCGCTCCTTATACCGCTCTGGAAACCGTAGGTGCCGTGCTGGAAGGAAATGCAGATTGCCATCTTTCCGCTGAAAACCTTTACCCTAAGGCTGAAGGTGCTTTCACCGGAGAAATTTCTCCCGCAATGCTTAAGGATGTCGGCTGCGTATACGCACTTGCTGGTCACTCCGAACGCCGCGCCATCATGGGCGAAACCGATGAAATGGTAGGCGAAAAGGTCGCTTTCGGTCTTGAAAACGGTCTGTCCATGATCCTTTGCATCGGTGAAACTATCGATGAAAGAAAAGCCGGGGAAGTACAGAAGGTTATTGACGAACAGCTCGAAGCTGGTTTAAAGAATGTAGCTTCCGACTTCGCAGCCGAAACCGTTGTTGTTGCCTATGAGCCTGTGTGGGCCATTGGTACCGGTGAAGTGGCCGGCGAAGGTGAAATCGTTGAAGCTCATGGCTTTGTTAGAGAAAAGCTGAAAAAACTTTTACCTGAAAAAGCTAGTGAAATCCGCATCTTGTACGGCGGAAGCGTAAAACCAGCCAACTGTGCCCAGATCATTGCACTTGACAATGTGGACGGAGTCTTGGTAGGAGGCGCGAGCTTGGACGCGGAAAGTTTCAGCCAGATCGCACTGGCTTAA
- the pgk gene encoding phosphoglycerate kinase, whose translation MRFIDQLDIAGKKLLMRVDFNVPLDGETITDDNRIKAAVPTFKYALEKGASVIVMAHLGKPKGKRVDSLSLAPAAKRLGEYLGMEVPLAPDCIGSEVEKMAAELKPGQVMMLENLRFHAEEQAKTPEERGDFGKQLAALADIYVNDAFGVAHRANASVVDVPYAANDCCAGFLLKLEWEYLGEALKNARKPYIAVSGGAKVSSKLGILNNLIGKVDDFIIGGAMANTFLLAQGKSVGKSLVEASLVDTAKEIMDKAAGSGTTLHLPTDFVWGKDIDTAQGVCDGDSVPEDGMLLDIGPESAKKFCEVIERSKTIVWNGPMGLFEKEPFAQGSLKVCEAMADLEDATTIVGGGDTDAVVHQAKLEDKFTFISTGGGSFLEFLEGKELPAFKALKENS comes from the coding sequence ATGCGCTTCATTGACCAACTTGACATTGCAGGCAAAAAACTGCTGATGAGAGTTGATTTCAACGTCCCTCTGGACGGAGAAACCATCACTGACGACAACCGCATCAAGGCCGCAGTCCCTACTTTTAAATATGCTCTTGAAAAGGGTGCCTCGGTTATCGTCATGGCCCACTTGGGAAAACCTAAAGGTAAAAGGGTAGACTCCCTGAGCCTTGCTCCCGCTGCCAAACGTCTTGGCGAATACCTTGGAATGGAAGTTCCCCTTGCTCCCGACTGCATCGGTTCCGAGGTGGAAAAAATGGCTGCCGAGCTGAAGCCCGGTCAGGTCATGATGCTTGAAAACCTGCGTTTTCACGCTGAAGAGCAGGCCAAGACCCCTGAAGAGCGTGGCGATTTCGGCAAACAGCTCGCTGCTCTGGCTGATATTTATGTTAACGACGCATTCGGCGTGGCTCACCGTGCCAATGCTTCAGTTGTTGACGTTCCTTACGCTGCTAATGACTGCTGCGCCGGCTTCCTTCTTAAGCTGGAATGGGAATACCTCGGCGAGGCACTTAAAAATGCCCGCAAGCCTTACATCGCAGTTTCCGGCGGTGCCAAGGTGTCCTCCAAGCTTGGCATCCTCAACAACCTGATCGGCAAAGTTGATGATTTTATCATCGGTGGAGCCATGGCCAACACCTTCCTGCTCGCGCAGGGCAAATCTGTCGGTAAATCTCTTGTTGAAGCGAGCCTTGTGGATACTGCCAAGGAAATCATGGATAAAGCCGCCGGTTCCGGTACCACTTTGCACCTTCCCACTGACTTTGTATGGGGTAAGGATATTGATACCGCGCAGGGTGTTTGCGACGGTGATTCTGTTCCTGAAGACGGCATGCTGCTCGACATCGGACCTGAATCAGCAAAGAAATTCTGCGAAGTGATCGAAAGGTCCAAGACCATCGTTTGGAACGGTCCCATGGGACTGTTTGAGAAAGAGCCATTCGCACAGGGCTCCCTTAAAGTCTGCGAAGCTATGGCTGATCTTGAAGACGCCACCACTATTGTTGGCGGCGGTGATACCGACGCAGTTGTGCATCAGGCCAAACTTGAAGATAAGTTCACTTTTATCTCCACCGGCGGCGGTTCTTTCCTCGAATTCCTCGAAGGTAAAGAACTTCCCGCATTCAAAGCACTCAAGGAGAACAGCTAA
- the rimI gene encoding ribosomal protein S18-alanine N-acetyltransferase — MISTEVTSGTQKNFDLGPEHITQLRALESLCFEYHWTEEQFRLGLEKKAFFVLGYEEQGMLIGYLAYSIVLDEMEVLNLGVHPEFRRKGIGRALMHDLMRRCREMDMKRGLLDVKESNIPAIGLYESLGFVQVGVRKNYYPDTREDALLYDLNF; from the coding sequence ATGATTAGCACGGAAGTCACCTCTGGTACTCAAAAAAATTTCGATCTGGGTCCTGAACATATAACTCAGCTCAGGGCACTTGAGTCTCTTTGCTTTGAATACCATTGGACTGAAGAACAATTTCGGCTCGGGCTGGAAAAAAAAGCATTTTTCGTCCTTGGATATGAAGAGCAGGGCATGTTGATCGGCTATCTGGCTTATTCTATCGTTCTGGACGAAATGGAAGTTCTTAATCTTGGGGTACACCCGGAGTTCAGGAGAAAGGGAATTGGCAGGGCACTTATGCATGATCTTATGCGCAGGTGCCGGGAGATGGATATGAAAAGAGGGCTTCTGGATGTTAAGGAATCCAACATACCCGCCATCGGGCTTTATGAAAGTCTCGGCTTTGTGCAGGTGGGGGTAAGGAAGAATTACTATCCGGATACAAGGGAAGATGCCCTCCTGTATGACTTGAATTTTTAG
- a CDS encoding NUDIX domain-containing protein codes for MKKKFVQIEVVDRNNRPLTSMDIQEVHRQSLRHRSVIILVYDNEGKLFLQKRNPRQKLYAGRWDVSANAHVRTGESNEKAALRELEHELGIRSTGLKLIEEIEASSETGYEFISLYVLDKLNTIPEMNKDEADSGYFYSESELDWLIREYRELLVPSLVFLHDRSLLFKFK; via the coding sequence GTGAAAAAAAAGTTCGTTCAAATCGAAGTTGTCGACCGGAACAACCGCCCCTTAACAAGTATGGACATTCAAGAAGTCCATCGTCAGTCACTGCGACATCGCTCGGTGATTATACTTGTCTATGACAATGAAGGAAAACTTTTTCTTCAAAAAAGAAACCCACGCCAAAAATTATATGCCGGACGCTGGGATGTTTCAGCAAACGCGCATGTGCGCACCGGTGAATCCAATGAAAAAGCAGCCCTGCGTGAACTTGAGCATGAGCTTGGTATCCGCAGTACCGGCCTGAAGCTGATTGAAGAGATCGAAGCATCATCCGAAACAGGTTACGAGTTCATCTCCCTTTACGTTCTGGATAAATTGAACACAATCCCTGAAATGAACAAGGATGAGGCTGATTCCGGATACTTTTACTCTGAAAGTGAACTGGACTGGTTGATCCGTGAATATCGCGAGCTACTGGTTCCATCTCTGGTATTCCTGCATGACCGGTCCCTGCTTTTTAAATTCAAATAA
- a CDS encoding inositol monophosphatase family protein has translation MQSLLKKATAAVLEAGEIIRESYNKPKKIKHKGRIDLVTETDLAVEKFLKAKLAEILPGSSFLAEETSGDAELVDRTWIIDPLDGTTNFAHGLPMVATSVALWENGQVVLGIVNLPILNEVFTAVRGGGAFMNAQPIHVSDCDSLEESLIATGFPYAIEEHVDFITDALSRVLVATQGVRRPGAAAFDLAYLACGRYDGYYENSLKPWDMAAGWLLVKEAGGCVTEYGQDEFNLYSPAILATNSRIHEALNKLILPEK, from the coding sequence ATGCAATCACTACTTAAAAAAGCTACTGCGGCCGTACTTGAGGCCGGTGAAATTATCAGGGAAAGCTACAACAAACCTAAGAAAATCAAACATAAAGGCCGCATTGATCTTGTAACAGAGACCGATCTGGCGGTTGAGAAATTTCTTAAAGCAAAACTTGCAGAAATTCTACCGGGATCATCTTTTCTGGCTGAAGAGACTTCCGGTGATGCTGAACTTGTTGACCGTACATGGATTATTGACCCTCTGGACGGAACCACCAATTTTGCCCATGGATTGCCCATGGTGGCCACTTCCGTAGCTCTTTGGGAGAACGGACAGGTGGTGCTGGGGATCGTCAACCTGCCTATACTTAATGAAGTATTCACTGCCGTGCGCGGCGGTGGAGCTTTTATGAATGCTCAGCCTATCCATGTATCGGATTGTGATTCCCTTGAAGAATCCCTGATTGCCACTGGATTTCCTTATGCCATCGAAGAGCATGTTGATTTTATTACCGATGCCTTGAGCAGAGTGCTTGTAGCAACGCAGGGAGTTCGGCGTCCCGGAGCAGCTGCATTTGATCTCGCCTATCTGGCCTGCGGCAGGTATGATGGCTACTATGAAAATTCTCTCAAGCCATGGGATATGGCTGCCGGCTGGCTGTTGGTGAAAGAAGCCGGGGGATGCGTTACAGAATACGGACAAGATGAATTTAATTTGTATTCACCAGCGATTCTGGCCACAAACTCCCGCATTCACGAAGCACTGAACAAACTGATTCTGCCTGAAAAATAA
- a CDS encoding rod shape-determining protein — protein MLWAKLMSFFGKDLAMDLGTANTLLYTPKDGIILNEPSVVALDARDESVIAVGKEAKEYLGRTPDKIKAIRPMKDGVIADFEVTKKMIAFFIKKAIKGRNLVKPKIIICVPTGITQVEKRAVIESGQQAGAREVRLIEEPMAAAIGAGLNIHEPEGNMVVDIGGGTTEVAVITLSSVAHSQSVRVAGDEMNLAIMRYMQDEFKLLVGENTAEKAKIQIGSAIELPEPLTMTVSGRNLLDGKPKAIEINDAQIREAIADPVAAIVHSVRVALEQTQAELVADIANNGLLLAGGGALLKGLDQLISRESSLKVIIDNDPLTTVVRGTGLSLQKDKGFEKVYIN, from the coding sequence ATGCTCTGGGCTAAATTAATGAGTTTTTTCGGCAAGGACCTTGCCATGGATCTGGGCACCGCAAACACACTGCTTTATACCCCGAAGGATGGAATTATCCTTAATGAGCCGTCTGTCGTCGCCCTTGATGCCCGGGATGAATCAGTGATTGCCGTGGGAAAGGAAGCCAAGGAATACCTTGGCCGCACCCCGGACAAAATCAAAGCTATACGTCCTATGAAGGATGGGGTTATCGCTGACTTTGAAGTGACCAAAAAAATGATTGCTTTCTTTATCAAGAAAGCGATTAAAGGCCGCAATCTGGTCAAACCCAAGATTATCATCTGTGTACCAACCGGTATCACCCAGGTTGAAAAAAGGGCGGTTATTGAATCCGGTCAGCAGGCCGGAGCGCGGGAAGTTCGTCTTATTGAAGAACCCATGGCCGCGGCTATCGGTGCGGGGTTGAATATCCATGAACCTGAAGGAAACATGGTTGTGGATATTGGCGGTGGTACAACCGAAGTTGCAGTTATTACTCTGTCTTCTGTGGCCCACAGCCAGTCTGTGCGCGTTGCCGGGGATGAGATGAATCTTGCCATCATGCGCTATATGCAGGACGAATTTAAATTACTCGTCGGTGAGAACACTGCCGAGAAAGCTAAAATTCAGATCGGCTCCGCCATTGAATTGCCCGAGCCACTGACCATGACTGTTTCCGGCCGTAACCTTCTGGACGGCAAACCCAAGGCTATTGAGATCAATGATGCCCAGATCAGGGAAGCCATTGCTGATCCTGTTGCGGCTATTGTGCACTCAGTGCGGGTCGCGCTTGAGCAAACTCAGGCTGAACTTGTCGCCGATATTGCCAATAACGGTTTGTTGCTTGCCGGGGGCGGAGCACTCCTGAAAGGTCTGGACCAGTTGATTAGCCGTGAGAGTTCACTCAAGGTGATAATTGATAATGACCCCCTGACCACAGTTGTGCGCGGAACCGGATTAAGTCTTCAGAAAGATAAGGGCTTCGAAAAAGTTTATATTAACTAA